The following are encoded in a window of Fusarium oxysporum f. sp. lycopersici 4287 chromosome 5, whole genome shotgun sequence genomic DNA:
- a CDS encoding chromodomain-helicase-DNA-binding protein 1 has product MMSTPTLGGPSNGHLSPVDGISMSFDTGDHATDSDSHDAPDLTLDQPSPASSDEANNDSNIAHDNTHMSASEQSSEDNASDDGDFDMEESLPSQNEDAMEDRDSSTDSNRASKRKAPVEEDEYIKANPELYGLRRSTRPREQRKIVESDDSDSEPPVNRRTVKRRRVESSRPSSKIGTPTLRASTADSDSDSDTYGGARAKSLQKKARMQREAQPDLALAEKRWSSRRAAQVQQGAYEESDVDEDDDDDELAPMAYTVDYIDDSPYIEKVVRHRLKDGFEISYGLTKNDFEYFIKWQGKSHLHDTWETFQDIRDYRGYRKVENYFRKVIEYEVDIRVGDDIPPETKEQFFLDRERDEEAFEDYTKVERVVAVRDGEDDTEYLVKWKGLTYEECTWEVASEISDAFQDQIDQYLDRASRSWQSDRKETNLDTRSRMVKLEEQPDFIKGGELRNFQLRGLNFLCLNWTKGNNVILADEMGLGKTVQTVSFLSWLRNARRQEGPSLVVAPLSVIPAWCDTFNHWSPDINYVVYLGPEDARKIIREHELLVDGNPKKPKFNVLVTSYEFILQDWQFLQSIKWQTLAVDEAHRLKNRESQLYNRLVSFGIPCKILITGTPIQNNLAELSALLDFLNPGKVDIDEDLDSLSASDAQEKLQQLHKAIAPFILRRTKETVESDLPPKTEKIIRVELSDVQLEYYKNILTRNYTALCDATNGHKNSLLNIMMELKKISNHPYMFPGAEEKVLAGSVRREDQIKGLIASSGKMMLLDQLLSKLNKDGHRVLIFSQMVKMLDILGDYCSLRGYKFQRLDGTIAAGPRRMAINHFNADDSDDFCFLLSTRAGGLGINLMTADTVIIFDSDWNPQADLQAMARAHRIGQKRPVNIYRLVSKETVEEEVLERARNKLLLEYLTIQAGVTDDGKAAFKEELNKKGLRVEGPSSSEDIQMVLKMRSSKMFEQSGNQERLEQLDIDSILENAEVTKTKVDDKINLSSGGIDWDNFMQITDVKVDDINLDWDQIIPADKIAEIKAEEEKKQHEAYVAKVAAESAPRRAAIKSRHRESERDVRLKKRQKEQQDKEEDDRRPVPLDPKRPLNDKEQRSLIKAYFRYGSMDDRGDEIIKEAKLKERDPDYVKSVLDEFIKAAKEAVDDNYAQMVEEEKRLGKTLTKKDRKAVLIDFGDLKKVNAETAIERPKQLQLLRQVIRSHNDWHTFRLPDATKAASYSCAWGAKEDAMLLVGIDRHGFGAWPQIRDDPDLDMADKLFLEEHRVEKKEERSKGNDKMKAPGAVHLVRRSEYLLSVLQAKHSNDRVVQRAVENHHRNNKKSLANGHRGSATASPAPHNGKKSRDRDRDHLHGDLHRSRSHAEERGTPRPDFKRKHLSHEDSRSPKHRRIEEHRRSSKHGEDRERSEKRRHRDDEDRRDERRDERRDDRRHDKHRLSHSHRDDRREDRRDDRRDDRRDDRRHDRHREDRDRDRDRDRERERERERAHDSHPQDERRAKALRRLDELRRIGDNKDKRAEDNDAMIWFLLKPVRENFERILSTTKDNVKSSKERASIFGVELVVIGTFLDEKLAATAADEGLKSNFWDFLAALWPVDDTSKSVTGKRLSNMYRTLHSRSKGSGSTKTNGA; this is encoded by the exons atgaTGTCCACCCCTACTTTGGGGGGTCCCTCCAATGGACATTTGTCGCCGGTTGATGGAATCAGCATGTCGTTTGATACAGGAGATCATGCAACCGATAGCGACTCGCATGATGCCCCCGATCTCACGCTCGATCAACCATCACCGGCATCCTCAGACGAGGCGAACAACGATTCCAATATTGCCCACGACAATACACACATGTCAGCGAGTGAGCAATCCAGCGAAGACAATGCGTCTGATGACGGAGACTTCGATATGGAGGAGAGCCTCCCATCACAGAACGAAGACGCGATGGAAGACCGCGACAGCTCTACCGACTCGAATCGAGCCTCCAAGCGCAAAGCTCCtgtcgaggaagacgaaTATATCAAGGCTAATCCAGAGCTCTATgggttgagaagaagt ACGCGACCTCGAGAACAACGAAAGATT GTCGAATCTGATGATTCGGATTCTGAACCCCCTGTCAACCGTCGTACAGTCAAACGACGACGTGTTGAATCCTCCCGTCCTT CATCCAAGATTGGAACTCCAACATTGCGTGCCTCCACAGCCGATTCCGACTCCGACTCCGACACATATGGTGGTGCTCGCGCAAAGAGCCTGCAGAAGAAGGCTCGAATGCAACGCGAGGCACAGCCAGATCTCGCCCTTGCTGAAAAGCGCTGGTCGAGTCGTCGCGCTGCACAGGTACAACAAGGAGCATACGAAGAGAGCGAcgttgacgaggatgatgatgacgacgagcTCGCCCCCATGGCCTACACCGTTGACTACATCGACGATTCACCATATATAGAAAAAGTAGTCCGGCATAGGCTCAAAGACGGATTCGAAATCTCCTATGGGTTGACTAAGAACGACTTCGAATACTTCATCAAGTGGCAAGGCAAGTCGCACTTGCATGACACTTGGGAGACGTTCCAAGACATTCGAGATTATCGAGGTTACCGTAAAGTTGAGAATTACTTTAGAAAGGTGATTGAGTACGAGGTGGACATCCGCGTCGGCGATGATATCCCCCCCGAAACGAAGGAGCAATTTTTCCTTGACCGCGAGCGAGACGAGGAAGCATTTGAGGATTACACGAAGGTCGAGCGAGTGGTAGCTGTACGAGACGGTGAAGACGATACTGAGTATCTTGTCAAGTGGAAGGGCCTCACGTACGAAGAATGCACATGGGAGGTCGCGTCAGAAATCAGCGACGCGTTCCAAGACCAGATTGACCAATACCTTGATCGAGCATCACGCTCGTGGCAGTCAGACCGGAAGGAGACGAACCTCGACACGAGATCACGGATGGTGAAGCTCGAGGAGCAACCCGATTTCATCAAAGGCGGCGAACTCCGCAACTTTCAGCTTCGGGGTCTCAACTTCCTGTGTTTGAACTGGACAAAGGGCAACAACGTGATTCTCGCCGATGAAATGGGTCTCGGAAAAACGGTGCAGACTGTATCATTCCTCAGCTGGCTCCGTAATGCTCGACGTCAGGAGGGACCATCACTTGTGGTTGCTCCTCTCAGTGTCATCCCGGCTTGGTGCGACACTTTCAATCATTGGTCCCCTGACATCAACTATGTTGTCTACCTGGGGCCCGAGGATGCTCGAAAAATCATTCGTGAGCACGAGCTGCTCGTAGATGGCAACCCAAAGAAGCCCAAGTTCAATGTCCTTGTCACTTCATACGAGTTTATTCTCCAGGATTGGCAATTCCTGCAGTCTATCAAATGGCAGACGCTcgctgttgatgaggctcatCGCCTCAAGAACCGTGAATCCCAATTATACAACCGGCTGGTGAGCTTTGGCATTCCTTGCAAGATCCTGATCACAGGAACACCTATTCAAAATAACTTGGCCGAACTTTCTGCTCTGCTCGACTTTCTTAACCCCGGCAAAGTTGACATTGACGAAGATCTTGATTCCCTTTCTGCCAGCGATGCACAAGAAAAACTACAACAGCTTCACAAGGCCATTGCACCTTTCATTCTGCGACGAACCAAGGAAACCGTCGAGTCAGATCTTCCTCCCAAGACTGAAAAGATTATCCGCGTTGAGCTTTCAGATGTCCAGCTGGAGTACTACAAGAACATCCTGACCAGAAACTACACAGCCCTTTGCGACGCCACTAATGGACACAAGAACTCTCTCCTGAATATCATGATGGAACTAAAGAAGATCAGTAACCATCCTTACATGTTTCCTGGTGCTGAGGAGAAGGTCCTGGCCGGCAGCGTCCGCCGTGAAGATCAAATCAAGGGCTTAATTGCCAGTAGTGGAAAGATGATGTTACTCGATCAACTTCTTTCCAAGCTAAACAAAGATGGCCATCGAGTCCTGATTTTCAGTCAGATGGTCAAAATGCTTGATATTCTTGGTGACTACTGCTCTCTGCGAGGTTACAAGTTCCAGAGACTGGACGGCACTATTGCTGCTGGCCCCCGACGCATGGCCATCAACCACTTCAACGCTGATGACAGCGATGACTTTtgcttccttctctctaCTCGTGCAGGTGGTCTTGGAATCAACCTCATGACGGCAGACACTGTCATCATTTTCGACTCTGATTGGAACCCTCAAGCTGATTTGCAAGCCATGGCTCGTGCCCATCGCATCGGCCAGAAGCGTCCTGTAAACATCTACCGCCTAGTGTCCAAGGAGACtgtcgaggaggaggttCTCGAAAGGGCTCGCAACAAACTCTTACTCGAATACCTGACCATCCAGGCTGGTGTCACTGACGATGGTAAGGCAGCTTTCAAGGAGgaactcaacaagaagggTCTCAGGGTCGAAGGCCCGTCTTCGTCTGAAGATATCCAAATGGTTCTCAAGATGCGATCATCTAAGATGTTCGAACAGAGCGGCAACCAAGAACGGCTTGAACAACTCGACATTGACTCGATTCTTGAGAACGCTGAGGTCACCAAGACGAAGGTCGACGACAAGATAAACCTAAGCAGTGGCGGCATCGACTGGGACAATTTCATGCAAATTACTGATGTGaaagtggatgatatcaacCTTGATTGGGATCAAATTATCCCCGCCGATAAGATCGCCGAAATTAAGgccgaggaagaaaagaaacagcATGAGGCCTACGTTGCGAAGGTGGCGGCTGAAAGTGCTCCACGCAGAGCGGCCATCAAGAGCCGCCACAGAGAGAGCGAGCGTGATGTTCGCCTCAAGAAACGTCAGAAGGAGCAGCAAgacaaggaggaggatgaccGACGGCCCGTGCCTCTCGACCCTAAGCGCCCTTTGAACGATAAGGAACAACGTAGTCTAATAAAGGCTTATTTCCGTTACGGCTCAATGGATGACCGCGGCGATGAAATCATCAAGGAAGCCAAGCTGAAAGAAAGGGATCCAGACTACGTCAAGTCGGTCCTCGATGAATTCATCAAGGCAGCCAAGGAGGCCGTGGACGATAACTATGCTCAGAtggtggaagaagaaaagagactCGGGAAGACTCTCACGAAGAAGGACCGCAAAGCTGTCCTGATAGACTTTGGCGATCTCAAGAAAGTCAATGCTGAAACGGCCATCGAACGTCCGAagcagcttcaacttctccgaCAAGTCATTCGCAGCCACAATGACTGGCACACGTTTCGTCTCCCTGACGCGACGAAGGCTGCTAGCTACTCTTGTGCTTGGGGCGCTAAGGAAGATGCTATGCTCCTAGTCGGTATTGACAGACACGGCTTTGGCGCTTGGCCGCAGAttcgcgacgatcctgaTCTGGACATGGCAGACAAACTCTTCCTCGAAGAACATCGCgtggagaagaaagaggaacGTAGCAAGGGTAAtgacaagatgaaggctCCTGGCGCCGTTCACCTTGTTCGGCGGTCAGAGTACCTGCTTTCAGTCCTGCAAGCGAAGCACTCTAATGATCGTGTTGTGCAGCGAGCAGTAGAGAATCATCACCGCAACAACAAAAAGTCACTTGCCAATGGCCACCGCGGGAGTGCCACAGCGTCTCCTGCTCCGCACAACGGCAAGAAGTCTCGCGACCGCGACAGAGACCACCTCCATGGTGACCTGCACCGATCCCGAAGCCATGCGGAGGAGCGTGGAACCCCACGACCGGATTTCAAGCGGAAACATCTATCTCATGAAGATAGCCGCAGCCCTAAGCACCGCCGCATCGAGGAGCATCGTCGATCCAGTAAGCATGGAGAGGACAGGGAGAGGTCAGAGAAGCGGCGTCATCGGGATGATGAGGACCGTCGTGATGAGCGCCGAGATGAACGACGGGATGACCGGCGACATGATAAACATCGCCTCAGCCACAGTCATCGCGACGATCGTCGGGAAGACCGCCGAGATGACCGACGTGACGACCGTCGTGATGATCGACGACATGACCGACATCGTGAAGATCGTGATCGTGATCGTGATCGTGATCGCGaacgagagcgagagcgagagcgagcCCATGACTCGCATCCTCAGGATGAGCGCCGAGCCAAGGCTCTGCGAAGGCTGGACGAACTTCGCCGAATTGGCGACAACAAAGATAAGAGAGCTGAGGACAACGACGCCATGATCTGGTTTCTACTCAAACCGGTCCGAGAGAACTTTGAGAGGATTCTCTCTACAACTAAGGACAACGTCAAGTCAAGCAAGGAGCGGGCGTCTATCTTTGGCGTCGAGCTGGTCGTTATCGGCACTTTCCTCGACGAGAAATTGGCGGCCACTGCTGCTGACGAAGGTCTCAAGAGCAACTTCTG GGACTTTCTGGCAGCTTTGTGGCCCGTAGATGATACAAGCAAGAGCGTCACGGGAAAGCGATTGAGCAACATGTATCGCACTCTACATTCCCGTAGCAAGGGATCCGGTTCGACCAAAACCAATGGTGCATAG
- a CDS encoding chromodomain-helicase-DNA-binding protein 1: MMSTPTLGGPSNGHLSPVDGISMSFDTGDHATDSDSHDAPDLTLDQPSPASSDEANNDSNIAHDNTHMSASEQSSEDNASDDGDFDMEESLPSQNEDAMEDRDSSTDSNRASKRKAPVEEDEYIKANPELYGLRRSTRPREQRKIVESDDSDSEPPVNRRTVKRRRVESSRPCKLPISSHVQCLPSPPSRSNTVISASKIGTPTLRASTADSDSDSDTYGGARAKSLQKKARMQREAQPDLALAEKRWSSRRAAQVQQGAYEESDVDEDDDDDELAPMAYTVDYIDDSPYIEKVVRHRLKDGFEISYGLTKNDFEYFIKWQGKSHLHDTWETFQDIRDYRGYRKVENYFRKVIEYEVDIRVGDDIPPETKEQFFLDRERDEEAFEDYTKVERVVAVRDGEDDTEYLVKWKGLTYEECTWEVASEISDAFQDQIDQYLDRASRSWQSDRKETNLDTRSRMVKLEEQPDFIKGGELRNFQLRGLNFLCLNWTKGNNVILADEMGLGKTVQTVSFLSWLRNARRQEGPSLVVAPLSVIPAWCDTFNHWSPDINYVVYLGPEDARKIIREHELLVDGNPKKPKFNVLVTSYEFILQDWQFLQSIKWQTLAVDEAHRLKNRESQLYNRLVSFGIPCKILITGTPIQNNLAELSALLDFLNPGKVDIDEDLDSLSASDAQEKLQQLHKAIAPFILRRTKETVESDLPPKTEKIIRVELSDVQLEYYKNILTRNYTALCDATNGHKNSLLNIMMELKKISNHPYMFPGAEEKVLAGSVRREDQIKGLIASSGKMMLLDQLLSKLNKDGHRVLIFSQMVKMLDILGDYCSLRGYKFQRLDGTIAAGPRRMAINHFNADDSDDFCFLLSTRAGGLGINLMTADTVIIFDSDWNPQADLQAMARAHRIGQKRPVNIYRLVSKETVEEEVLERARNKLLLEYLTIQAGVTDDGKAAFKEELNKKGLRVEGPSSSEDIQMVLKMRSSKMFEQSGNQERLEQLDIDSILENAEVTKTKVDDKINLSSGGIDWDNFMQITDVKVDDINLDWDQIIPADKIAEIKAEEEKKQHEAYVAKVAAESAPRRAAIKSRHRESERDVRLKKRQKEQQDKEEDDRRPVPLDPKRPLNDKEQRSLIKAYFRYGSMDDRGDEIIKEAKLKERDPDYVKSVLDEFIKAAKEAVDDNYAQMVEEEKRLGKTLTKKDRKAVLIDFGDLKKVNAETAIERPKQLQLLRQVIRSHNDWHTFRLPDATKAASYSCAWGAKEDAMLLVGIDRHGFGAWPQIRDDPDLDMADKLFLEEHRVEKKEERSKGNDKMKAPGAVHLVRRSEYLLSVLQAKHSNDRVVQRAVENHHRNNKKSLANGHRGSATASPAPHNGKKSRDRDRDHLHGDLHRSRSHAEERGTPRPDFKRKHLSHEDSRSPKHRRIEEHRRSSKHGEDRERSEKRRHRDDEDRRDERRDERRDDRRHDKHRLSHSHRDDRREDRRDDRRDDRRDDRRHDRHREDRDRDRDRDRERERERERAHDSHPQDERRAKALRRLDELRRIGDNKDKRAEDNDAMIWFLLKPVRENFERILSTTKDNVKSSKERASIFGVELVVIGTFLDEKLAATAADEGLKSNFWDFLAALWPVDDTSKSVTGKRLSNMYRTLHSRSKGSGSTKTNGA, translated from the exons atgaTGTCCACCCCTACTTTGGGGGGTCCCTCCAATGGACATTTGTCGCCGGTTGATGGAATCAGCATGTCGTTTGATACAGGAGATCATGCAACCGATAGCGACTCGCATGATGCCCCCGATCTCACGCTCGATCAACCATCACCGGCATCCTCAGACGAGGCGAACAACGATTCCAATATTGCCCACGACAATACACACATGTCAGCGAGTGAGCAATCCAGCGAAGACAATGCGTCTGATGACGGAGACTTCGATATGGAGGAGAGCCTCCCATCACAGAACGAAGACGCGATGGAAGACCGCGACAGCTCTACCGACTCGAATCGAGCCTCCAAGCGCAAAGCTCCtgtcgaggaagacgaaTATATCAAGGCTAATCCAGAGCTCTATgggttgagaagaagt ACGCGACCTCGAGAACAACGAAAGATT GTCGAATCTGATGATTCGGATTCTGAACCCCCTGTCAACCGTCGTACAGTCAAACGACGACGTGTTGAATCCTCCCGTCCTTGTAAGTTGCCGATCTCTTCTCATGTGCAATGCCTACCCTCGCCACCATCACGGTCTAACACGGTCATCTCAGCATCCAAGATTGGAACTCCAACATTGCGTGCCTCCACAGCCGATTCCGACTCCGACTCCGACACATATGGTGGTGCTCGCGCAAAGAGCCTGCAGAAGAAGGCTCGAATGCAACGCGAGGCACAGCCAGATCTCGCCCTTGCTGAAAAGCGCTGGTCGAGTCGTCGCGCTGCACAGGTACAACAAGGAGCATACGAAGAGAGCGAcgttgacgaggatgatgatgacgacgagcTCGCCCCCATGGCCTACACCGTTGACTACATCGACGATTCACCATATATAGAAAAAGTAGTCCGGCATAGGCTCAAAGACGGATTCGAAATCTCCTATGGGTTGACTAAGAACGACTTCGAATACTTCATCAAGTGGCAAGGCAAGTCGCACTTGCATGACACTTGGGAGACGTTCCAAGACATTCGAGATTATCGAGGTTACCGTAAAGTTGAGAATTACTTTAGAAAGGTGATTGAGTACGAGGTGGACATCCGCGTCGGCGATGATATCCCCCCCGAAACGAAGGAGCAATTTTTCCTTGACCGCGAGCGAGACGAGGAAGCATTTGAGGATTACACGAAGGTCGAGCGAGTGGTAGCTGTACGAGACGGTGAAGACGATACTGAGTATCTTGTCAAGTGGAAGGGCCTCACGTACGAAGAATGCACATGGGAGGTCGCGTCAGAAATCAGCGACGCGTTCCAAGACCAGATTGACCAATACCTTGATCGAGCATCACGCTCGTGGCAGTCAGACCGGAAGGAGACGAACCTCGACACGAGATCACGGATGGTGAAGCTCGAGGAGCAACCCGATTTCATCAAAGGCGGCGAACTCCGCAACTTTCAGCTTCGGGGTCTCAACTTCCTGTGTTTGAACTGGACAAAGGGCAACAACGTGATTCTCGCCGATGAAATGGGTCTCGGAAAAACGGTGCAGACTGTATCATTCCTCAGCTGGCTCCGTAATGCTCGACGTCAGGAGGGACCATCACTTGTGGTTGCTCCTCTCAGTGTCATCCCGGCTTGGTGCGACACTTTCAATCATTGGTCCCCTGACATCAACTATGTTGTCTACCTGGGGCCCGAGGATGCTCGAAAAATCATTCGTGAGCACGAGCTGCTCGTAGATGGCAACCCAAAGAAGCCCAAGTTCAATGTCCTTGTCACTTCATACGAGTTTATTCTCCAGGATTGGCAATTCCTGCAGTCTATCAAATGGCAGACGCTcgctgttgatgaggctcatCGCCTCAAGAACCGTGAATCCCAATTATACAACCGGCTGGTGAGCTTTGGCATTCCTTGCAAGATCCTGATCACAGGAACACCTATTCAAAATAACTTGGCCGAACTTTCTGCTCTGCTCGACTTTCTTAACCCCGGCAAAGTTGACATTGACGAAGATCTTGATTCCCTTTCTGCCAGCGATGCACAAGAAAAACTACAACAGCTTCACAAGGCCATTGCACCTTTCATTCTGCGACGAACCAAGGAAACCGTCGAGTCAGATCTTCCTCCCAAGACTGAAAAGATTATCCGCGTTGAGCTTTCAGATGTCCAGCTGGAGTACTACAAGAACATCCTGACCAGAAACTACACAGCCCTTTGCGACGCCACTAATGGACACAAGAACTCTCTCCTGAATATCATGATGGAACTAAAGAAGATCAGTAACCATCCTTACATGTTTCCTGGTGCTGAGGAGAAGGTCCTGGCCGGCAGCGTCCGCCGTGAAGATCAAATCAAGGGCTTAATTGCCAGTAGTGGAAAGATGATGTTACTCGATCAACTTCTTTCCAAGCTAAACAAAGATGGCCATCGAGTCCTGATTTTCAGTCAGATGGTCAAAATGCTTGATATTCTTGGTGACTACTGCTCTCTGCGAGGTTACAAGTTCCAGAGACTGGACGGCACTATTGCTGCTGGCCCCCGACGCATGGCCATCAACCACTTCAACGCTGATGACAGCGATGACTTTtgcttccttctctctaCTCGTGCAGGTGGTCTTGGAATCAACCTCATGACGGCAGACACTGTCATCATTTTCGACTCTGATTGGAACCCTCAAGCTGATTTGCAAGCCATGGCTCGTGCCCATCGCATCGGCCAGAAGCGTCCTGTAAACATCTACCGCCTAGTGTCCAAGGAGACtgtcgaggaggaggttCTCGAAAGGGCTCGCAACAAACTCTTACTCGAATACCTGACCATCCAGGCTGGTGTCACTGACGATGGTAAGGCAGCTTTCAAGGAGgaactcaacaagaagggTCTCAGGGTCGAAGGCCCGTCTTCGTCTGAAGATATCCAAATGGTTCTCAAGATGCGATCATCTAAGATGTTCGAACAGAGCGGCAACCAAGAACGGCTTGAACAACTCGACATTGACTCGATTCTTGAGAACGCTGAGGTCACCAAGACGAAGGTCGACGACAAGATAAACCTAAGCAGTGGCGGCATCGACTGGGACAATTTCATGCAAATTACTGATGTGaaagtggatgatatcaacCTTGATTGGGATCAAATTATCCCCGCCGATAAGATCGCCGAAATTAAGgccgaggaagaaaagaaacagcATGAGGCCTACGTTGCGAAGGTGGCGGCTGAAAGTGCTCCACGCAGAGCGGCCATCAAGAGCCGCCACAGAGAGAGCGAGCGTGATGTTCGCCTCAAGAAACGTCAGAAGGAGCAGCAAgacaaggaggaggatgaccGACGGCCCGTGCCTCTCGACCCTAAGCGCCCTTTGAACGATAAGGAACAACGTAGTCTAATAAAGGCTTATTTCCGTTACGGCTCAATGGATGACCGCGGCGATGAAATCATCAAGGAAGCCAAGCTGAAAGAAAGGGATCCAGACTACGTCAAGTCGGTCCTCGATGAATTCATCAAGGCAGCCAAGGAGGCCGTGGACGATAACTATGCTCAGAtggtggaagaagaaaagagactCGGGAAGACTCTCACGAAGAAGGACCGCAAAGCTGTCCTGATAGACTTTGGCGATCTCAAGAAAGTCAATGCTGAAACGGCCATCGAACGTCCGAagcagcttcaacttctccgaCAAGTCATTCGCAGCCACAATGACTGGCACACGTTTCGTCTCCCTGACGCGACGAAGGCTGCTAGCTACTCTTGTGCTTGGGGCGCTAAGGAAGATGCTATGCTCCTAGTCGGTATTGACAGACACGGCTTTGGCGCTTGGCCGCAGAttcgcgacgatcctgaTCTGGACATGGCAGACAAACTCTTCCTCGAAGAACATCGCgtggagaagaaagaggaacGTAGCAAGGGTAAtgacaagatgaaggctCCTGGCGCCGTTCACCTTGTTCGGCGGTCAGAGTACCTGCTTTCAGTCCTGCAAGCGAAGCACTCTAATGATCGTGTTGTGCAGCGAGCAGTAGAGAATCATCACCGCAACAACAAAAAGTCACTTGCCAATGGCCACCGCGGGAGTGCCACAGCGTCTCCTGCTCCGCACAACGGCAAGAAGTCTCGCGACCGCGACAGAGACCACCTCCATGGTGACCTGCACCGATCCCGAAGCCATGCGGAGGAGCGTGGAACCCCACGACCGGATTTCAAGCGGAAACATCTATCTCATGAAGATAGCCGCAGCCCTAAGCACCGCCGCATCGAGGAGCATCGTCGATCCAGTAAGCATGGAGAGGACAGGGAGAGGTCAGAGAAGCGGCGTCATCGGGATGATGAGGACCGTCGTGATGAGCGCCGAGATGAACGACGGGATGACCGGCGACATGATAAACATCGCCTCAGCCACAGTCATCGCGACGATCGTCGGGAAGACCGCCGAGATGACCGACGTGACGACCGTCGTGATGATCGACGACATGACCGACATCGTGAAGATCGTGATCGTGATCGTGATCGTGATCGCGaacgagagcgagagcgagagcgagcCCATGACTCGCATCCTCAGGATGAGCGCCGAGCCAAGGCTCTGCGAAGGCTGGACGAACTTCGCCGAATTGGCGACAACAAAGATAAGAGAGCTGAGGACAACGACGCCATGATCTGGTTTCTACTCAAACCGGTCCGAGAGAACTTTGAGAGGATTCTCTCTACAACTAAGGACAACGTCAAGTCAAGCAAGGAGCGGGCGTCTATCTTTGGCGTCGAGCTGGTCGTTATCGGCACTTTCCTCGACGAGAAATTGGCGGCCACTGCTGCTGACGAAGGTCTCAAGAGCAACTTCTG GGACTTTCTGGCAGCTTTGTGGCCCGTAGATGATACAAGCAAGAGCGTCACGGGAAAGCGATTGAGCAACATGTATCGCACTCTACATTCCCGTAGCAAGGGATCCGGTTCGACCAAAACCAATGGTGCATAG